From the Thiobacter sp. AK1 genome, the window TTCGGATTGGAGCGAAAAAGAATGGCTGTTACGACTGCTGAAAAGGCAAGAATCGTGGGCGAATATCAGCTCGCCCAGGGCGACACCGGTTCGCCGGAAGTGCAGGTTGCGCTCATGACAGCGCGCATCAATGATCTCACCGAGCACTTTAAAAATCACGCCAAGGATCACCATTCCCGCCGCGGCCTCCTCAAGTTGGTGAGCAAGCGGCGCAAGCTGCTCGACTATCTCAAGCGCAAGAACGCAGACCGCTATCGGGCGCTGATCGATCGCCTCGGTCTGCGCAAGTAAGGCAAGTGAACGAAAGGCGCGGTGAACCGCGCCTTTTTCATTGGGGTTTTGCTGCATCAGGGGCCGCCGCGCGGCCCTCTAAAAGTCGAGGATTCTAAGTTGGCATACGTCAAGAA encodes:
- the rpsO gene encoding 30S ribosomal protein S15, with the translated sequence MAVTTAEKARIVGEYQLAQGDTGSPEVQVALMTARINDLTEHFKNHAKDHHSRRGLLKLVSKRRKLLDYLKRKNADRYRALIDRLGLRK